The following proteins come from a genomic window of Salvia hispanica cultivar TCC Black 2014 chromosome 4, UniMelb_Shisp_WGS_1.0, whole genome shotgun sequence:
- the LOC125223742 gene encoding probable pectin methyltransferase QUA3: MGLFNLASSKNRHGRQWRLLDAIVAAFFAALLLFFFLVFSPLGDSLAASGRQTLLRSDPRHRGRLVALVEHGRQAVAIDACPADMVDHMPCEDPRINSQLSRDMNFYRERHCPRPEETPLCLIPPPDGYKVPVQWPESLHKIWHDNMPYNKIADRKGHQGWMKREGPYFIFPGGGTMFPDGAEQYIEKLKQYIPIAGGTLRTALDMGCGVASFGGYMLSEGMLPLSFAPRDSHKAQIQFALERGVPTFVAMLGTRRLPFSGFSFDLVHCSRCLIPFTAYNATYFLEVDRLLRPGGYLVISGPPVQWAKQDKEWAELQEVARSLCYELKVVDGNTAIWKKPIGDSCHPNLNIFGLNLCDESDDPSFSWYTKLKKCISRTSSVKGEYAVGAIPKWPERLTTAPSRASVMKNGMDVFEADKRRWARRVAYYKNSLNIKLGTPSIRNVMDMNAFFGGFAAAIISDPVWVMNVVPARKPSTLDVIYDRGLIGVFHDWCEPFSTYPRTYDLIHVDDIENLVKDPNSGKTRCNLVDLMVEIDRILRPEGTVIIRDSPEVIDKMERISRAMRWRVSVHDKEPDSHQREKVLVATKKLWKRAGPL, encoded by the exons ATGGGCCTCTTCAATCTCGCGTCTTCCAAGAACCGCCACGGGCGCCAATGGCGGCTGCTCGATGCCATCGTTGCCGCCTTCTTTGCCGCGCTTctgctcttcttcttcctcgtcTTCTCTCCGCTGGGCGACTCGCTCGCGGCCTCGGGGCGCCAGACGCTGCTGCGCTCGGATCCGCGCCACCGCGGCCGGCTGGTGGCGCTGGTGGAGCACGGCCGCCAGGCGGTGGCGATCGATGCTTGCCCCGCCGATATGGTGGATCACATGCCGTGTGAGGATCCCAGGATCAACAGCCAGCTCAGCAGGGATATGAATTTCTACAGGGAGCGGCATTGCCCTCGCCCTGAGGAGACGCCGCTCTGTTTGATCCCGCCGCCGGATGGCTACAAGGTTCCTGTGCAGTGGCCGGAGAGTTTGCATAAg ATATGGCATGATAACATGCCTTACAATAAAATAGCAGATAGGAAAGGCCACCAGGGATGGATGAAGAGGGAAGGTCCGTATTTCATATTTCCTGGTGGTGGTACGATGTTTCCTGATGGAGCTGAACAATATATCGAAAAGCTGAAACAGTATATTCCTATAGCTGGGGGAACTCTGAGAACAGCTCTCGATATGGGGTGTGGG GTTGCTAGTTTTGGCGGATACATGCTTTCTGAAGGCATGTTACCTCTTTCCTTTGCCCCGAGAGATTCACATAAAGCACAGATACAGTTCGCGTTGGAGAGAGGAGTGCCAACTTTTGTTGCCATGCTTGGCACACGTAGACTTCCATTTTCTGGGTTTTCTTTTGATTTGGTCCACTGTTCTCGATGTTTGATACCTTTCACTGCATATA ATGCTACATATTTTCTTGAAGTTGATCGGTTACTTCGACCAGGAGGCTACCTAGTAATATCTGGACCCCCTGTTCAGTGGGCCAAACAAGATAAGGAATGGGCCGAGCTGCAAGAAGTTGCCAGATCTTTGTGTTATGAGCTGAAAGTTGTAGATGGGAACACTGCCATCTGGAAAAAACCGATTGGGGATTCGTGTCATCCCAACCTGAATATATTTGGGCTCAACTTGTGTGATGAATCTGATGACCCAAGTTTTTCGTG GTACACCAAGTTGAAGAAATGTATTAGCAGGACTTCTTCTGTTAAGGGAGAATACGCGGTTGGAGCAATTCCAAAATGGCCGGAGAGACTGACAACAGCTCCTTCGAGGGCTAGTGTCATGAAAAATGGAATGGATGTGTTTGAGGCCGACAAGCGTAGATGGGCAAGAAGGGTTGCTTACTACAAAAATTCCTTAAACATAAAACTGGGAACTCCATCAATACGAAATGTCATGGATATGAATGCATTCTTTGGAGGCTTTGCAGCAGCCATAATATCTGATCCTGTTTGGGTAATGAATGTTGTCCCCGCTCGCAAGCCTTCAACCCTTGATGTCATTTATGATCGAGGACTTATAGGAGTTTTCCATGATTG GTGTGAGCCCTTCTCAACGTATCCTCGTACTTATGATTTGATTCATGTTGATGATATCGAGAATCTTGTTAAAGATCCCAATTCCGGAAAGACCAG GTGTAACCTTGTAGATCTTATGGTGGAAATCGACAGAATACTGCGCCCTGAAGGCACAGTTATCATTAGAGATTCACCCGAAGTGATTGACAAAATGGAGCGAATTTCTCGTGCCATGAGATGGAGGGTCTCCGTACATGACAAAGAACCCGACTCACATCAGAGGGAGAAAGTATTGGTAGCAACAAAGAAATTGTGGAAGCGTGCTGGTCCATTGTAA
- the LOC125217559 gene encoding COP9 signalosome complex subunit 1-like: MEPEDNAAGAVIGDEEIHANGRDESDSQRHRPIISGEQLDIEAYAALYTGRTKTTRLLFIADKCGAPSMELEALRMAYDEIKKGEDTQLFREVVGKINGRLGPNYGLDDAWADAVDRRAESRKEKLENELNAYRTNLIKESIRMGHNDFGDFFYAHGRLGEAFKNYVRTRDYCTTSKHIIHMCLNAILVSIEMGQFTHVTSYVGKAEQAVDGLDPVTIAKLRCAAGLSHLEGKKYKLAARKFLEVGPELGNNYTEIIAPQDVATYGTLCALASFDRSELKSKVIDNTNFRNFLELVPEIRELINDFYTSHYASCLEYLGNLKTNLLLDIHLHDHVETLYEQIRNKALIQYTLPFVSVDLNMMANAFNTSVTGLEKELEALITNDQIQARIDSHNKILYARHADQRNGTFQRALQTGNEFDRELRAMLLRANLIKHDYNLKGPRKY, encoded by the exons ATGGAACCGGAAGATAATGCTGCGGGAGCTGTTATCGGGGACGAAGAGATCCACGCCAACGGCCGGGATGAAAGCGATTCGCAGCGCCACCGCCCCATCATCAGCGGCGAGCAACTCGACATCGAGGCCTATGCCGCGCTCTATACAGGCCGCACGAAGACTACGCGCCTCCTCTTCATCGCGGATAAATGCGGCGCCCCTTCGATGGAGCTGGAGGCTCTGCGGATGGCGTACGACGAGATCAAGAAGGGCGAGGACACGCAGCTCTTCAGAGAAGTTGTCGGGAAGATCAATGGAAGATTGGGCCCGAATTACGGCCTGGATGATGCCTGGGCTGATGCCGTGGACCGACGGGCCGAGTCGAGAAAGGAGAAGCTTGAAAATGAACTCAATGCTTACAGG ACAAATTTAATCAAGGAGAGCATTCGGATGGGGCACAATGATTTTGGGGATTTCTTTTATGCACACGGCAGGCTTGGTGAagcatttaaaaattatgtccGCACACGTGACTACTGCACAACCTCGAAACATATAATTCATATGTGTCTAAATGCAATTCTGGTTAGCATTGAGATGGGTCAGTTTACTCATGTTACAAGTTACGTTGGAAAGGCTGAGCAAgctgtggatggcttggatcctgTTACAATTGCAAAACTACGTTGTGCTGCTGGATTGTCTCACCTTGAAGGGAAAAAATATAAGCTTGCTGCTCGAAAG TTCCTGGAAGTTGGCCCAGAACTTGGGAACAACTACACTGAAATAATTGCACCCCAAGATGTTGCAACATACGGTACTCTCTGTGCACTCGCAAGCTTTGACCGATCAGAACTGAAG AGCAAAGTCATCGATAACACTAATTTCCGGAATTTCTTGGAATTGGTACCCGAGATAAGGGAGCTCATTAATGATTTCTATACTAG CCATTATGCTTCCTGTCTGGAATATCTAGGAAATCTCAAGACAAACTTGTTGCTTGATATCCATTTACATGATCACGTGGAAACTCTATACGAGCAAATACGTAACAAGGCACTGATTCAGTACACACTTCCTTTCGTCTCTGTGGACCTTAATATGATGGCAAATGCCTTCAATACAAGTGTTACGGGCCTGGAGAAAGAACTTGAGGCCCTGATCACTAATGACCAGATACAG GCTCGGATTGACTCTCATAACAAGATTCTTTATGCTCGGCATGCTGATCAGAGGAATGGGACGTTCCAGCGCGCCCTGCAGACTGGCAATGAATTTGATCGTGAACTCAGAGCAATGCTTTTGAGAGCAAACCTCATCAAACATGATTACAACCTTAAGGGACCGCGGAAATATTAA
- the LOC125218377 gene encoding F-box protein PP2-A13 translates to MGANASSTAEEPEGPRSRPRLEDIPESCVALVLSYLDPPEIAKMARINRAFRAASTADFIWVPKLPSNFEYILSKLPDPALRDKRKMDIYARLCRPITFDGGTKEVWIDKRSGGVCLAISSKAMAITGIDDRRYWNHIPTDESRFQTVAYLQQIWWLQVDGELDFQLPKGTYSLFFRLHLGKVGKRLGRRVYNHDNVHGWDLKPAQFQLTTQNGHRAVTRCMIENLGNWANYHVGEFVVEDPNSSTKVKFSLTQIDCTHTKGGLCVDSVLIRPSSLGKEVLSVDGEACRKPFVGC, encoded by the exons ATGGGCGCGAACGCTTCTTCTACGGCGGAAGAGCCCGAAGGCCCGAGATCGAGGCCCAGATTGGAGGATATACCGGAATCATGTGTCGCCCTAGTGCTCTCCTACCTCGACCCGCCCGAGATCGCCAAGATGGCCCGTATTAATCGGGCTTTCCGGGCCGCGTCGACGGCCGATTTTATCTGGGTTCCTAAATTGCCCTCCAATTTTGAGTATATTCTGTCCAAGCTGCCTGATCCGGCTCTACGGGACAAGAGGAAGATGGACATCTACGCCCGGCTGTGCAGGCCCATCACCTTCGATGGTGGCACGAAG GAAGTGTGGATTGATAAGAGAAGTGGAGGGGTCTGTTTGGCAATTTCTTCCAAGGCTATGGCGATAACCGGAATTGATGATCGGCGGTATTGGAATCATATTCCAACTGATGAATCTAG ATTCCAAACAGTGGCATACCTTCAGCAAATCTGGTGGCTGCAAGTGGATGGGGAGCTCGACTTCCAGCTCCCCAAAGGGACATACAGCCTCTTCTTCCGATTACACCTTGGGAAAGTCGGTAAGAGGCTAGGCCGCCGTGTCTACAATCACGACAATGTGCATGGCTGGGACCTCAAGCCAGCACAGTTCCAGTTGACAACGCAGAATGGCCATCGTGCAGTCACCCGCTGCATGATCGAAAACTTAGGAAACTGGGCCAACTACCACGTTGGGGAATTTGTTGTTGAGGACCCAAACTCATCGACCAAGGTCAAGTTCTCCCTCACTCAGATTGATTGCACACACACCAAAGGTGGCCTGTGTGTGGACTCTGTGCTGATACGTCCGAGTAGTTTAGGGAAGGAGGTCCTCTCTGTGGATGGCGAAGCATGTAGGAAGCCTTTTGTTGGTTGCTGA
- the LOC125224080 gene encoding probable methyltransferase PMT15 — MATWGSLTHYLSLKTKKTSLYLMAATTVLCSLFYLIGIWQHDGAAAALLPSAACTTTAAPSSVPAAASSELDFTPHHTAELLVPLSSAARAAHLPPCEAGLSEYTPCHDTQRSLRFDREMLAYRERHCPEAGEALRCRIPAPHGYTTPFRWPESRDEVWYANVPHKHLTVEKAGQNWVRFHGDRFKFPGGGTMFPRGADAYIDDIGKLINLADGSIRTAIDTGCGVASWGAYLLSRNILPVSFAPKDTHEAQVQFALERGVPALIGIMATERLPYPSRAFDIAHCSRCLIPWGQYDGLYLIEVDRILRPGGYWILSGPPINWENHWKGWNRTRDDLDTEQRGIERVAKSLCWKKLVQRNDLSIWQKATNHMHCKKNRKIFKKPQFCQSNNPDQAWGTKMEACLTPLPDVSDIKEVSGGPVARWPERLTAVPPRIRSGSIEGVTGETFEKDTELWKSRVAHYKALDFQLAEKGRYRNLLDMNAGLGGFAAALVDDPVWVMNVVPNEADTNTLGVIFERGLIGTYQNWCEAMSTYPRTYDFIHANGLFTLYKGRCEIEDILLEMDRILRPQGSVIIRDDVDVLVGVKSVVDGMQWESRMTDHEGGPHVREKLLIATKQYWTAPASQE, encoded by the exons atggCGACATGGGGCAGCCTCACTCACTACCTTTCCTTGAAAACCAAGAAAACCAGCCTCTACCTGATGGCCGCAACCACCGTCCTCTGCTCCCTCTTCTACCTCATCGGAATCTGGCAGCACGACGGCGCCGCCGCTGCCCTCCTCCCCTCCGCCGCATGCACCACCACCGCCGCGCCCTCCTCCGTCCCCGCCGCCGCGTCGTCGGAGCTCGACTTCACCCCGCACCACACGGCGGAGCTGCTCGTGCCGCTGTCCTCAGCGGCGCGTGCGGCGCACCTCCCGCCGTGCGAGGCGGGGCTCTCCGAGTACACGCCCTGCCACGACACGCAGCGGTCGCTGCGGTTCGACCGGGAGATGCTGGCGTACCGCGAGCGCCACTGCCCCGAGGCGGGGGAGGCGCTGCGGTGCCGGATTCCGGCGCCGCATGGCTATACGACGCCGTTCCGGTGGCCCGAAAGCCGGGACGAGGTGTGGTACGCTAACGTGCCGCACAAGCACCTCACGGTCGAGAAGGCGGGCCAGAATTGGGTCCGCTTCCACGGCGACCGCTTCAAGTTCCCCGGCGGCGGCACCATGTTCCCCCGCGGCGCCGATGCCTATATCGATGACATCGGAAAATTGATCAACCTCGCCGATGGCTCGATCAGAACCGCCATTGATACTGGTTGTGGG GTCGCGAGTTGGGGAGCGTACTTGCTCTCTCGGAACATCCTCCCAGTGTCCTTTGCGCCAAAAGACACACACGAAGCGCAGGTCCAGTTTGCCCTCGAACGGGGTGTCCCGGCCCTAATTGGGATCATGGCGACCGAGAGGTTGCCATACCCTTCTAGGGCATTCGACATTGCTCATTGCTCGCGATGCCTCATCCCGTGGGGACAGTATG ATGGCCTCTACTTGATCGAAGTCGATAGGATTCTACGGCCCGGAGGCTACTGGATCCTCTCTGGACCGCCCATCAACTGGGAGAATCACTGGAAGGGATGGAACAGAACACGGGACGACCTCGACACAGAGCAGAGGGGGATCGAACGGGTTGCTAAGAGCCTATGTTGGAAGAAATTGGTGCAGAGGAATGACCTTTCTATTTGGCAGAAGGCGACTAATCACATGCATTGTAAAAAGAACAGGAAAATCTTCAAGAAACCTCAATTTTGCCAGAGCAACAATCCTGATCAAGCTTG gGGCACTAAGATGGAAGCCTGCCTGACCCCTCTGCCCGATGTTTCGGACATCAAGGAGGTATCGGGAGGCCCTGTGGCCCGTTGGCCGGAGAGGCTGACAGCCGTTCCCCCAAGGATCCGGAGTGGAAGCATCGAGGGTGTAACAGGAGAGACATTTGAGAAAGATACCGAACTTTGGAAGAGTAGAGTTGCACATTATAAGGCTCTTGATTTTCAGCTAGCTGAGAAGGGGAGGTATAGGAACTTGCTTGACATGAATGCTGGATTGGGAGGCTTTGCGGCTGCTCTAGTCGACGACCCCGTGTGGGTGATGAACGTGGTCCCTAACGAGGCTGATACCAACACGCTCGGGGTCATCTTCGAGCGCGGGTTAATCGGGACCTACCAAAATTG GTGTGAAGCAATGTCTACTTATCCAAGAACATATGATTTCATTCATGCAAATGGCTTATTCACATTGTATAAGGGCAG atgTGAAATTGAGGACATTCTGTTGGAGATGGACCGGATCCTCCGGCCTCAGGGCAGTGTGATCATACGTGATGATGTGGACGTTTTGGTGGGCGTGAAGAGTGTGGTGGATGGGATGCAATGGGAGAGCAGGATGACTGATCATGAAGGAGGGCCTCATGTGAGGGAGAAGCTGCTCATTGCGACCAAGCAGTATTGGACTGCACCAGCTAGTCAAGAGTAA
- the LOC125224081 gene encoding F-box protein At4g00755 gives MICSWLEYMDRQKTENPNSFLDWLETDVSLHVMSLLDDPADIATVSAVSRHWRQFVIANGLAKQLCLKKFPQLSGVVEVVNGTEGTTDSVAVNASNAVEWAVLKRDHWAYASLLQAILKSKVSPKDCIAKAVSASSTDNYPDESVVNTLNPRDRFIRRASYWSSKGQSNPDVPETLVYKLSAGIWVVTEVDIQPFEAFFQMGKPIYSAKFVRFRMGHLKSPREIGDDLQCLPLQKPDDDKFVWTYTSPQFPMTQENCLQPFKLPEPVLCVGGYMQIELLGRVQRQEIDGLFYICVCYVRVLGRPLFPAFDMEILEPNGELLLKFYPKNLNCVLQNSSRDEIPELRHLEEKMLWDRIGLLEDLLRGIQQGPNHALALEEDDDEDGMDAELVP, from the exons ATGATCTGCAGCTGGTTAGAATACATGGATCGCCAAAAAACGGAGAATCCAAATAGTTTTCTTGACTGGCTTGAGACAGATGTCTCCCTTCATGTTATGAGTTTGTTAGATGACCCGGCTGATATAGCTACTGTCTCTGCTGTCTCGCGTCATTGGCGCCAATTTG TGATTGCAAATGGGCTTGCAAAACAGCTGTGCTTAAAAAAGTTCCCGCAGCTCTCTGGTGTTGTGGAAGTAGTGAATGGAACTGAAGGAACAACGGATTCAGTTGCAGTCAATGCCAGTAATGCTGTCGAATGGGCGGTCCTCAAGAGAGACCACTGGGCTTATGCATCTCTACTTCAGGCCATCCTGAAATCGAAGGTTTCACCAAAGGATTGCATAGCAAAAGCAGTAAGTGCATCTAGCACCGACAATTATCCAGACGAAAGTGTTGTTAATACATTGAATCCAAGGGACAGATTCATTCGGAGAGCTTCGTACTGGTCAAGTAAAGGACAAAGTAATCCTGACGTGCCGGAGACGTTAGTTTATAAACTAAGTGCAGGAATTTGGGTTGTTACTGAAGTCGATATTCAACCATTTGAAG CTTTTTTCCAGATGGGAAAACCCATATACTCTGCCAAATTTGTAAGATTCAGAATGGGCCATCTGAAATCCCCAAGAGAGATAGGAGACGACCTCCAATGTTTACCATTGCAGAAACCTGATGATGACAAGTTTGTATGGACTTACACTTCTCCACAATTTCCCATGACACAG GAGAATTGCTTGCAGCCGTTCAAGCTACCAGAGCCGGTCCTCTGCGTTGGTGGATATATGCAGATTGAACTGTTGGGTAGGGTCCAGAGGCAGGAAATCGATGGATTATTCTATATATG TGTGTGCTACGTTCGGGTTCTTGGGCGTCCTCTATTCCCTGCATTCGACATGGAGATTCTGGAGCCAAATGGGGAGCTTTTGCTCAAGTTTTACCCCAAGAATCTCAACTGTGTGCTGCAAAACTCGTCGCGGGATGAGATCCCTGAACTACGCCACCTTGAAGAGAAGATGTTGTGGGATCGAATAGGTCTGCTGGAGGATTTGTTGCGCGGGATACAACAAGGGCCTAACCATGCCTTGGCTTTGGAAGAAGATGACGACGAGGATGGCATGGATGCCGAACTTGTTCCCTAA